A segment of the Malassezia restricta chromosome V, complete sequence genome:
GCAGATACGAGTGGAAATATCTTGGCGCAGCACCTCTTTGGCAAACGGCACAGCTTCCCATGGTGCAGGTAAGTCGAGAAACACAGCATCCGCCCTGTTCGTGATGCCAAATCCATCCTTGCACACGTTGCGGTGATCCAGCACGACAATCGAATCcaggccatgcgcagcaAACTCCTTACGAGCTTTGtccacgcgctcggcatgaAACTCAAACGAATATACACGTCCACCGTACTCGGATGCCTGCACGTCTGATGCACCGGGCGTGCGAGCCAAGCCTTCGCCGCGCCATACCTCGGCTACCTGTCCACGCTCATAATCAGGAGACGGTCCGCGCGCGACAGTGCGCGCGAGAAAGTGCGTAAAGCTGCCACTGCCCGTTCCTGCCTCAAAGACACAGGCACCGGGCGACAAGCCCAGCTTCATCGTGATAAAAGACATGTCTGGCGCGTACAGGATTTGCGTTCGGTGCGGCAGTGAAATCGTCCAGAGCTCCGGCGAGGGACGCAGCAAATAAATAAAGCCCTTCTTGTTATTCGAGTGCATCTGCCGGTGAGCAAAGGCCACGTACCTTGCTGCCATACGCGCGTCCAATCATGTCATCATGGGGAAATACGCCAAACATATTGATCAATTGTTCACCACGCTGTACGACGAGGACAGTAGGCGTACGGTCGCGCGACTAAGGTGAGCGAGCGCAACGTACCACAAACACAATCACCACATCGCCCTCTGCAATCAgccgcgatgcgcgtgtgTGTGACATGACAGTCGGGGAAAATGCGGCACGAGTTGGCTATCGATGAGAAAAAATGTTTATAAAGCGGCGGCTATTTAATTGCCCTCGTCATCCGAGTCCAGCATGTGAGCATAGTCCTCCGCACTCGCAAAGGCAGGCATCGCACGACGCTTGCTCCGAGAGCTGCGAGTCGCGTCATCGTCTGCCTCATCCGCGGAACGCTTCGTACCAGCAGCGGGCGCAtcctcctcttcgtcctcaAAGTTCGTAAAGGGAACCAAatcttcctcgtcctccaGAAACATGCCGTCGTCCTCGTTatcgtcttcatcgtcgGAAACTGACGCAGATTCGCGaccgtcgtcgtcgacctcgTCTGGCTCACTGCCATCCAATTCAGCATCGGCCTTGAGCTGAGCCAGCaactcgtcgtcgtcctcttcgtcatccTGATCCACATCGTCACCCTCTTCATGCGATGGCATGGACGATTTCATTGCCTTCCAAATttcgtcctcctcctcgtcatcAGTGGCAGGCTCACTGGCCTCCTCCTCAGCCGGCTGCTCTTGCGGTTTCTCCGGCACATGAGACCGCTTCAGCTTGGTCTGGAAGTACTGGTGGAAAAACTGCTGATCAGCAGGGATGTTTTCAGGCTTTTGCGACCAGAATGCGGCTGTGTTCACATAGGACAGTGGTGCATCTGTACGTCGAACCAGCACATCGCCCTGAGCATCGCTCAGGGAAGGCTGCATGATACTCGAGCCCTTGACACCCGAGCGCTTCTTCGGGTTCTTGAAGACAAAGCGGTCGAGGAAGTGCATCAAGGTATTCAGAGTTAGGTCTGCATCAGATGTCACTTTCTCACCTTGCAAAAGCTGCATGGCATTCAAGCGAACCGAAGGATGGTAGTGGTCTTTCAGTGTCAAGAGATCCCACAAAGCCGTGTCGCCTGCATGCGCAAACCGAGGATCACGTTTTCGCCCATCGTAGCTCGAGACGATAGGCGTATGCGAAGGCTTAGATGGAGCTTCATCGTCCACATCTTCAAAGTGCTCTACGCCTTCCTCCTCGGCCTCTGTGAGCATCGCACGCAGACCTGGTTTGGCCTTCAACAGTTCACCCAATAAGACTAATGCGCCCACGATAAACGGTGGCTCTTGCACATTCAGAATCTGACAAAGTCGCTTTACCAAGGCCTTGACGCGCTCAGGGTCCGCGTCAGCCTTGATCGACTTGTATACAAGATTCAAGTACATGGCTTGCTTGCTTGTAGTGGCAAGTCGCGAATCGAGAAGGGAATCATACAAAATGCGGTAGTAGCGGTCGGCCACATGAGGCGAGAatccacgagctgcttcgccATTCGACGAGGTGCCAATCGCCACTTGAAAAATAAGTTGAAGTGCCTGAATGGCAATGTTGAACGAATGCGTGTGAGTGATGCGGAAAAGCGTATCCAAGTGCCGGTCCAGCGCGTCGGTCGAGAGTGTCGTGAAAGGGAAAACACGACGAATGCCTGTCAAAATGCCGGCTAGCAAGCGGTTGTACACGTCTGAGGCAGCCTTATTCTGCGAGGCTGGTGTCGCCTTGTGCCTATCGCGCCAACGCTTCTTGTCTTTAGCTGGCTCTGATTCAGCATCAGGCTGTTCTTCTTCCTGTAAACACACGTCAAACAGCTGGAAATACACGGTGAAAATGTCATTTGCCAAGGGAGCATCACTCTCGACAAACAGCGTCTGATTTAAAGTGAGCACACCATAGTACGTAGCGTGCTGGTTCCCTTTGACATGCTGCCCCGCAGATGGCTGCTGTGACCGCAAGACAGCTTCGCTCACTTCTCGCAGCACGATGGGTTTCATGGCGGGGTGCACTTGAAGCAGCTCCATAAGATGTGTGCTCGCCTTGGATGCCACACTGCGATCTGGGTCACCTAGTTTGTTGGTAAGTAGACGCAGCAGGTTGTGTTCCTGCTCGGATTTGTCTCGTAGTAGTACATAAACCTGCGTAACAGCCTGGCGACGCATGAACACCAGCGTGTCATGGGTCTGGCGCTCCAGAAGCTGCACAAAGGCAAAGTATGTGCGCTTCAAGTAGTCTTCAAAGGCCCATAGACAGAGACACGTCTTTAGTTGGTCCGTCACACCGCTCTTGTACGCAGCCGCAGCCTGCGGAAGTTCAGGCTGATCACGGAAGTAGTGCAGCTTGTCCGTACCCAGGCCACCACCACTAGCGAACCAGTCAGCCAGCGCTCGAGTAGCACGACTCGACTCTTCACGGCTGGGCTTGCCAGACATGCTCATAAGTAGCTCAAGTGCCTTGAGATTATGCACCGGACTACTCTGCAAAAGGAGCGTGACAGCTGAAATCCGGTCAGAGAGCGTGCTTGCTTTGCTTGACATGAGAAGTGTGCGTGCAAACTGCAGATCAGAAAAGTTCATCGAGCCAAGAATCACGTTCCGGCCGCCTTCGCCAGAGGCAAGACGGTCATAAATGTCATTTTCAGAATGCATCACCTGCTTTCCGAGGTCATGTAAAGTCGTGATAAGGTCATTTGATACCTCAGCTGGCACCTTGCCACCATGGATCTCGGGACGTGAGATGTGCAGCCAGTCAGATACTGGCTCGATGAGCAAGCGTAATGAAGCGGGCTTCGCTGCTTTGGGCGTagcatcgtcgccgtcgaACACAACATGCTTGTTGGAAGTTGACGGCTTGGGTATCTCTTGGCGCATTGGTTTAGTAGGATGCTGTTGCTTGCTTTCCTTTCGAGGTGGTTTGGGGGCCTCTTGTGGCTCTTTGTTTTTGGTGCTACGCTTCGAAGGCTCGGGCTTGGCGGGCACATTGGCTACCTTGGCTGGCTTCGGCTGGGTGGGCATATTCTCCTTGGCCATGAAGGCCATAAGTTCAGAGGACAGCTCTGCATCGGTTAGCTTGGTAGCGGGACCCCGAGCCTTGCCCTGGATCAAGTCCAGATCTTCGTCGGTACCACCCATGGCTGCCACTTGTTCGCGAAGTACATCATCTGGTACGTTTGGGTCATCATCCGCAACATTCATTTTCGGCTTTTCATGGCCATCGTTGCGTTTCCGCGATGACGAGCTTTGACCCTTAGGTCGAAAGTCGCGCGGCATTCGTGAAAGAAAAAGGTGAGGCTTGTGCGCTACGTTTTTACACGCGAGGGAAAATTTTCCTCCATCGAAAAAAAAATATCATGCTTAGGGTCTACTTTTTTACAGGTTAAGAGAACTTCCATTTGTGGTTGCAGTTAACGCAAGTAACAAAGGTAGTCATGGGCTCATCAGCACTGCGTGTCTGCATCTGATAATAGCGCGTCTTCTTCTGCTTGCATTTGCCGCACTGGAAAGCGTCCGTCTCGGCCtcttgcgcttcggcgCCCTTCGCATTATGGAGATTCTGTTGACGAAGGGCCTCATGTTGCTCCTTCAGCACTTTGGATGCCAGCTCTTCTGAGCGCATAACGACGAGTGTCTCGGCTGGGATTTCTCCTTTCAACACCTTTTGGCGCAATTCAGGGTTGTTCTTGTCTTTAAGGTTAAGGCTCAGGCTCCGCACTTTAGAACGATAGTCATTGTTGATGGAGCCACCGCCAATTTTTGCATACACCGCCTGTTCGATTTCCATGGCAGAGGCAAATACTGTTTTGGGCTCAGCATCCTCTTGTAGCTCAAGGCTGCTGTACAATAGCTTCAGACAAGCATTGCGTACTTTATCGTTCAGGACTTCAAAGTTGATATCAATTGACTTGGTGCTAGGTGTGGTAGTGGAAGGTTTGGTATCGGCGGGTTGCGCTTCCTTCTTGGATTTGTCCATCGACGTTGCTTCACGTCGCTGCTTCTCAATTTGCGTTTTCCATGATTTTACAAGATCTTTAGCAAGTTCAGACACGCGGTTGTCAGAGTGTGTGCGCAGCTTTCCCACGGTAACACCAATCTTGGTCGTCTGTGTTGTTAGAATCAGAAAAAAACACGTACGCGAATCAACTCCTCTGATGGCTCCACCACTTCTTTGAGCTGTTTGAGCAACATTATCATATCATCTGGCTGCGAATTGGCAGCAGCTTTGGAGAGCTGCTTGCTCAAGTCGCGCGTCTTTTCCAACAGCGACGACATGGGAAGGTGGAAGAAGTGAAAGCCGATGACGCGCGAGTCGCGATGATAAAAATCGTGGAAATATGTACCTTACATTGGCCGCTAACAACCAGTGCGGGGTGGGGATGAACGAACAGGGTGCCATGACCTATCAACGAACGGTATGTATAGCTACACTCATGAAGAGCCACTGCTTGAACCAGGGCTGAGCCACTTGACATGATAGCGTTTGTAGGCTGGCCATGGAGGAATGCACAGCTGATCAAGTGAGAGAAAGCAACGTACAAGCACGCAAACCAGCAGACCGGCTCCAACAATCTGGTAGCAGAGAGACAGATCTTGACGGATATATCCTGTAATAAATGCAACGACCTGATTCGTACGTTAGCCATCCTTGAAAAGGTGTCCTCGTACCGCTGACACAATCATGACCCGATGAAGCAGATACTCCGCGAGAGCTTGTCCCTGGAAATCCTGTTCGTGTTACAGAACTCTAAGACATACAATGTTCCCTTGAAACACGTCCAACAAGCTGTTCATGGCACAGAATTCAGGCTGATGGTAATCCAGGGGCAGGCGTCAGGAGGGGCGCGGCACCTTGCTCCATGTGGGGAAGTATGCATCCAGCCTCCACGCCGAGCATCCGACAAGGTTTGGGTTCCTTGGGACGATGTcgagcgacacggccaAGCTTGTCCTTCCGTCCCGGAAAAAGGAGCCATATGTCACGGTTTCGTGTCCGTATGTGGACTGCCGTGTATCCATAGAGTATCTGGCTCCAACGAAGGAATCAGTGAGCACGCTGCCTGCCCATGTCACCACATTTTCCGTCACATGTGCAGCGTGTCACCGGAATTTTGACCCGCCTGCATCGTCAAAAACTCTGCGAGAAATTCGTGCTCAGCTGCAGCATAGGGAGAGAGGCCCCCAAAAAATAAGGAGACGTATTGGTACTGACGAAAACCCACTTGATATGACGTATTACGATGTGCTGGGTGTCCCCGCTACGGCAACGGACGTAGATATCAAGAAAGCTTACAGGAAAATGGCCATCAAGCTGCACCCCGACAAAAATCCCAACGATCCGGAGGGAGAGGAAAAGTTCAAGACGCTGGGTGCCGCGTACCATGTGCTCTCTGATCGCGACCTCCGCCATAAATACAACGAGTTCGGTCCATCCACACCTGGTCTTATCGATCCagatggcgtcgtcgacccTGAAGAAGTGTTTGGTGGACTGTTTGGAGGCGAGAGATTCTACGATATTATTGGGAATATTAGTATTGGTCGTGACCTGAAAGAAGCTCTACAAAAGGACTCGGACGAGCTCTCTGCCGGCGCTGAGGGACAGGAGGCACCAACGAAAGGTGACAAACATTTGACGCCGGAGCAAGCTGAGGCGAAGAAGGCCGAAGAAGAAAAGCAAGAAAAGGAGAAAGAGGCACAGCGTGAGAAGCGCGTCTCAATGCTGGCTGACAAGCTGGCACACAAACTCAGTGTGTACGTGGAAAGTGTCAAAACAGCCGACGATCCGGCCCTCGTCGAAGAGGTGCGTGAAGGGTTCCAACGTATCACATTGTTAGAGGCAGAGGAGCTGAAGAAGGAAAAGTGCGTATCTCTCACTGACCGTGCAGTTTTGGCGTGGAGTTGCTACATGCCGTGGGCTTTATTTATGGTGCCAAATCGCGGCATTACGCGGCTTCCAATGGCATGTTGGGTAGCCTGGGTGGATTCTTCCATgccgcatcgagctcgtTTCACACGGTGCGTGAAACGGTTTCGACGTTCCGTGCAGCGCTGGACTTGAAGAGTGTGTTTGATGAGCTGGCGAAGGCGGAGGAGGAGGGTATCACcgaggagcgcaagaagcagTTGGAGGACCAGGCGGCAGAAAAGGGGCTACATGCATTGTTCAAAAGTGCGAAGCTGGAGATTGAGAGTATCATTCGTGACGTATGTGATCGTGTTTTGTACGATACCCGTCTGTCTAGGCAGACGCAAAAGCTACGAGCCGATGCTCTCGGCATAGTGGGGCATGTCTATGTGCATGTGCAAAGTGATGAAGACCACCCATGATAGATTACAGACGAAAACTAGATACAGCTTGCACGATACCATCATATACACAAGTATTGTCCAGGGGAATATATTGCACTGTGAGGATTTTGATGACTTCTTGGGCCGCCACGCCGCCCAAGTACGCGGCAGTGGAAGGTGTATCGGAGTGAGCTCCGCGAGTCAACTCATAGCACGCGTGTTGCAAGCGCACTCGATCGCTGTCGGACAGGTCCAGGCCAATCCTTGCGCAGTAGGTTTGGGCATGAGAGAGAAGGGGGTCGACGTCGGCTTGCCAGTCATGCCTCTGTCCTGGGTACCGATGCGTGTGTTCATAAAACGTGTCGGATGCGACAAAGGCCAAGTGATACTGTGCTGTCACAGGATTCACGGGATCAGCCAGCGCTGTGGCAAGCGCACCGATATTGGGCTCGGTCCGTTGGAGTCGCagacggcggccgcggacCAGCTGGAGAAACGCAGCGTGCTTGACAAACGTGCGTACCGTGTCATCCTCCAAGCCAGCGGCTTCGCGCGATGTGCCAGCCTTCGTGACGACGTCATCCAAGATGTGCTGAAACATGTCCAAATCGCGCCGAGCTTGGTCCACATATATGCGTTGGAGAGCGGCGTATTCCAACGACATGGCCTTCATATCGGGTACAGCGCCCGTCAGTGGCAACGTGCCGCACTGCTGCACAAAGGCGTGCAATGCGGCGACCAGCAGCCAGAATCCGTGGGTGCTGTGTCGGCACTGTGCGTCGTCAAAGAGGGCCGTCACATGGGCGGGCACAGCGGGACATTGCAGGGGGCGCCATACGTGCGGTGCGAGGGCGGCCAATGCCTCGTCCAAGTTCTCTGCGTCGCCGTacttggcgcgctgcgacgcCATTGTGTCGATGAATtcgcgtcgctcggcgGATGTGGGCAGGGCCCCCTGGTGCCTCGATGCCCAAGCGTCGAGGGCGCGTAGGATGAGCACGACGTAGGGCGTGTGACTGAGGGCGAGCGAGTCTGACGTGTCCAAGGCAAATTGGCGTGCATAGGCGGTCAGCTCGGGAAACGGCCGCGTCAGGCGCAGATCGACGAGAGAGTCAGGATGGGTTTCCATGATGCCCAGTTCCCCGACCGATACGCCCACGCAGCCTTGAAAGCCGGAGTTGCGGACACACACGACGGGAATAGGTGGTGTGTGGTGCCACGAGATGTCTGCGAGTGTCTCTGCGAGGAGGCGAGTCTGCCTTACACAGATGATCAGGGAGAATTGAGTGAAAAACGCTGGTTCGTGCTCTAGGAGCCAAGCGGGGGCCTTGGTGCAGGCATGAGCAGATGTGGCCGGGTtcagctcgcgcacgagccgcacgagctcgtccgCATACGAGGCACCTACGCTGTCTGTCTCGAGAAAAAAGTTGGATGCCACGTCGTCCGGTGAGacgcgtgcatcgtcgcaCACGGTAAAGGACCCCAGGCCGGGCAGCACGAGGTTCTTGAGAATGTGAGAAGAGAGGGACGAAGCGCCCACTacgagcacatgcgcggccTCCAGTGATGATTGACCCGACTTGTTccacaggcgcagctgccgatcgtagcgctgcgtgtgccggTCGGGTCGTGATGTCATCGGCGTCGATGGGAGAGCGGCGTGGGAGGGACGCGTGGCCTGTGTTTTGTCAGCCGTCCAAAAAAAAGGGGGCAGCCCTGCCCAGGCTTCGATCGCACGGCCAACGTCTGGGCATGACGCGCCCGTCGGCCAGCGAGCTGTGTGAGCAGCTAGCGAGTCCGAGTGCGGACGTTGTAGCccgtgcgctgggcgaAGTGCGAGCATGGACTCGACTGCATCCATCTGAGCTCGGTGACTATGGCGATGCGATTATGATTCGTGCGTCGGACGAGCGACTGCGATGGACGGTGGCGCTCTGTACGGAGGGGGCGATACCCCGAGTGCTCGATGCGTGGACGCTCGCAGAGAAGCGCGATGTGCACCCGCTGCGTATTTTGGTGTTTCaggtgctggcgcagatCCTGCATCTGCTCTCGTGCCATCAGCCGAATCATGTGCatggcgatgcgctccttacgacgctgctggaccCTGCTTCGCCGTGGATGGCGCATATCCAGGAAAGTGTGTCGCGTGCATCGCAGCCGACGAAGCGTGATAAGGCGAGTGCCGACATGATCCGGCTGCTACTGGCGCTGCGGCTGTGCACGGCGATGGCCATGTATGCGCGTGGCAAGTATGCGCAGATGGTGTGGGAGCGCTTCCATTGGACGAGcgaagcgcatgcgcgcatggcgtcgatgcgaCGGCGAGCGGGCGCGCAAGCGGTGAGTatgcgcgacatggacgtgcgcacgcaGTACCTGGCGTTTCTGCTGGCTATGCTCACGCAGACGTATTCGACCGCCCTCAAGATGGTCGTGCTGGATATCGGGACCGATGCGTGGCAAGCGCTATGTCGTGGTATCACGAGTGATCCGCCCGACGTtgtgcgcttcgtgctcCTGGTCGTGCACGAGGAGGTGTGCAaggacgagcagctggcgcGGAGTGTCAAGGCCAAGTTTCTGGGCGATGTGTGCCCGCTGCTGTTGGGGCTGTacgcgcgcgagcgtgagGAGGCTGggagcacgagcgtcgcggACGTCGTGCACCACTTTCTGCTGAGCACGGCGACGCATCCCGGCTTCGGCATGTGCTATGCGGACCGTGGATGGTACGGCCGCGATGGGCAGGACAGCGATACCCTACACAACAAGATGCTCCTGCATTTGGTGCGCAAGCTGGATGTGACGAATGATTTGCGGCAGCAGGAGCTGGCGCTGCGTATCTGCGAGGCGTGTCCGGAGCTCGTGGGCCCTGTGTTGGCGCGCGCGGTgatcgacgtgcgtgcggATCAGACGGCGTGCTACGTGCACTGGGCGTACGTCGGAcgtgtgctgcagctgcctgtgccggcgctcggcgcgctgccTCCGCCGCGCGCTACGATTCTCGcgcacacggcgccggagccggtgtgccgcgccgttgccaaggcactcgcgccgagccacgcgctgctgcagtaTGTGGCGTGCACGGTGTGTGCCtgcatgctcgagcgcatgtgtGCGTTCcgtcgcgcggcgtcgcaggcCGCGCAAGCGGCCGAGGAAGGGCCCGATGGGCCGTGGAcgcggtgcgtggcgtcgctggagcttgcgtggcgcacgcgtctTCCCGCGATCGAGCTGGTTGCGCCGCTCATGCACAAGGCCtgtgcgatgcagcgcgaggcggcgctgcgtgtgctggcgCTGTACATGGAGGCGCTGCCCGGCACGGCGTTCGACACGCACTGGGATGCGGGCTCCCTGCTGACGCGAGCGTTCTTGGATCCGCCGCCGACGGGACTGCATTGGGAGCGCGTGTCGCAGATGCACgtcctgcgcatgctcatgtCGGCGTCCGTCGACATGCTGAGCAAAGTGCCGACGCCGTGgcctgcgcatgcgcggcgctcgtacgCGCACTTTGTCCTCGTGGCGTACacgcgagcggcgccggcgctgcgtgcgcagtgtgcggcgctgctgcggcACTGGCTCGGGCGCACGGCGGTGCTGACGCACGATCCCACtgagctggatgcgtggctcgtgccgctcgacgacgacgcggacgtgcTGGCGTTCTGGGACGACTGCCTCGTGCGGTGTGTGCGCACGCCGTACCGCTACGCCGAGCGCATACGCGAGCTGGTCGGCGAGCATGCGGCGATGAGCCCGCTCCTCGCGGTCGTGTGGGAGCAGGCTGAGATCCGCCTCGCGAAGCGCTTGTGGACCGacgcgcaggcgcagcgcatcgtcgcgtACATGGCGCGGCTGTgtgtcgagctgctgcgccacggctgtgcggcgcgtccgctGCGCACactcgcgcatcgcatcgGCGACCCGATCGCCGCGTGGATGGACGCGGCGTGTGTGGTGCCTACGCGCGCGGTGCCGCATCCCGTCCTGCAGAGCCGGCCCGCGACGTACGCTCGTGTGGCCGACACGCTGAGCGCatacgatgcgccgctcatgcTCCAAGTGTGGCTTGAGCGCGTGCATCCCGCGCACGCGCCTGACCTCGTGTCGTGCACGTGggatgcgctggatcggtgggcggcgcgccatgcgctcgcgccgtcgctccaggcgcgcgtgtgggagcatgcgacgacgcgcgcgtgGCTGGAGGCGGAGGACGCGACGTAcctcgtccgcctcgtcgcgttcctgtgcacgatgccgagcgcgcgtctcttgcgccgcgtcgtcgatgtcgtcgtcgagcgcgccgcgagagcgccggcgccgtggctcgcgacgctcgcgcgactcgcgccGTACGCGTCCGAGGCGCATCTCGTGACcctgctgcgtgcgtggccaTCGCCCGCCGAGGCGAgtgaggcgcagctgcaggctctcgcgcagctcgtcccGCACACTGGcaccgaggcgctgcgcctgctgcacacgcacatggcgtcgctcatgcagcgtgCCTCGgacgccgcctgcgacgtgctcgacgccgtgctggacgcgaCGCTCCCGCCGGGCCTCGATCCGTTTACGCCCCcgacgcatggctcgctcgcggcgcttgcgcaCGCGAGGAcgtacgtgccgcgcgcgctgccCGTCCTGCGCGACACGACGGCGGCTCGGGCGATGTAtgcggcggcgagcgcgccgccgccgcggccgtgGGGACCGTACacgacgctcgcggcgctcgaagggccgcatgcgtgtgcgtcgccgcctgtcgcgtcgctcgtgcctgCGTGCCTGCACGATCCGCTGGCGTGTGCGACGGTCGCGGCGGCGTacgcgctggacgcggcgtcgtgggacgcggcgctggacgcggcgctgcgaggcgcctcgctcacGACGTTTTGTGCGCCGCATGTcgcatggctcgtgcacacgtgcggcagcgacagactgcacgcggcgctcgtcgacgtggGCCTGCGCTTcctgacgcgccgcatggccgaggatgcgcacgacgcgcctcggacCGTCGCatggacgcgcgcgctgcggcgcatcgtgcgccgcgtgccgacgtcgcTCGCGGAGCCGATGCTGGAGGCGATCGTGCACCACCGCGCTACCGACACAGACGCGATacgcctcgcgctcgccgtcgcgcgcgcgtgcacgctgcgtgacagcgtcgctgagcgcctgctgcacgcgctcgtcgcgcagACCGACGTGGTGTatgcggcgacgcacacgcCCGCGTTCCGACggccgtgcgtcgcgctgctcgtgcgtctcgtgcagcgcgactcgctcgcgacgcccacgacgctcgcgcgcctcgtgtACCTGTACCGCGGCACGACCGATGCCtgcgatgcggcgctgtgggccGTCCtggagcgcggcacgcgagACGGCGcgtgggccgcggcgtggTCCGCCGACAAGCAGAccgtgccgacgtcgctgccgctggcATCGTGCCTCACGGCGCTcctgtcgctgctgccgacGGCGTCGTACGACCCGTGGCTCGTGCTCAACctcgtcggcggcgcgatcctcgagcgcgagacgcacgacgcctACCTGACCGGCCTCGAATGGCTCGCGATCCTGCGCACGGGCGCCATGGGCCGCGTCGTGACGTGCCTCTCGACGCACCGCGCCGCCCTGCGTCTGCacgcgatgcgcgtgctCGGCCAAGtgcacgcgtcgctgcagccGACGGCGTTCCGTGAAAAggagctcgtgctgctcgtcctcgagcgcgtccgCGACGCCCTGCCGCCCCCGCCGCCCACGTCCGTCGCCGGCACGTACGACGAGGTGCCGTGGCTGCCGT
Coding sequences within it:
- a CDS encoding tRNA (adenine57-N1/adenine58-N1)-methyltransferase catalytic subunit, which codes for MSHTRASRLIAEGDVVIVFVSRDRTPTVLVVQRGEQLINMFGVFPHDDMIGRAYGSKMHSNNKKGFIYLLRPSPELWTISLPHRTQILYAPDMSFITMKLGLSPGACVFEAGTGSGSFTHFLARTVARGPSPDYERGQVAEVWRGEGLARTPGASDVQASEYGGRVYSFEFHAERVDKARKEFAAHGLDSIVVLDHRNVCKDGFGITNRADAVFLDLPAPWEAVPFAKEVLRQDISTRICCFSPCIEQVLRTVTSLSEHGFTDVTMYESLVRTHESLTNVAPLDSISQVVERIRQSEAKRESRRQMQIAHSRADRERRLAEQQGMQTSEPHAQAPCSDGSLKRKADATEEPAEAAPGTLAENEQDTAAEMLYSAGFRQKVERRPMTLANVYSRPYAQMRGHTSYLTFATLLPRST
- a CDS encoding ribosome biogenesis protein MAK21 → MPRDFRPKGQSSSSRKRNDGHEKPKMNVADDDPNVPDDVLREQVAAMGGTDEDLDLIQGKARGPATKLTDAELSSELMAFMAKENMPTQPKPAKVANVPAKPEPSKRSTKNKEPQEAPKPPRKESKQQHPTKPMRQEIPKPSTSNKHVVFDGDDATPKAAKPASLRLLIEPVSDWLHISRPEIHGGKVPAEVSNDLITTLHDLGKQVMHSENDIYDRLASGEGGRNVILGSMNFSDLQFARTLLMSSKASTLSDRISAVTLLLQSSPVHNLKALELLMSMSGKPSREESSRATRALADWFASGGGLGTDKLHYFRDQPELPQAAAAYKSGVTDQLKTCLCLWAFEDYLKRTYFAFVQLLERQTHDTLVFMRRQAVTQVYVLLRDKSEQEHNLLRLLTNKLGDPDRSVASKASTHLMELLQVHPAMKPIVLREVSEAVLRSQQPSAGQHVKGNQHATYYGVLTLNQTLFVESDAPLANDIFTVYFQLFDVCLQEEEQPDAESEPAKDKKRWRDRHKATPASQNKAASDVYNRLLAGILTGIRRVFPFTTLSTDALDRHLDTLFRITHTHSFNIAIQALQLIFQVAIGTSSNGEAARGFSPHVADRYYRILYDSLLDSRLATTSKQAMYLNLVYKSIKADADPERVKALVKRLCQILNVQEPPFIVGALVLLGELLKAKPGLRAMLTEAEEEGVEHFEDVDDEAPSKPSHTPIVSSYDGRKRDPRFAHAGDTALWDLLTLKDHYHPSVRLNAMQLLQGEKVTSDADLTLNTLMHFLDRFVFKNPKKRSGVKGSSIMQPSLSDAQGDVLVRRTDAPLSYVNTAAFWSQKPENIPADQQFFHQYFQTKLKRSHVPEKPQEQPAEEEASEPATDDEEEDEIWKAMKSSMPSHEEGDDVDQDDEEDDDELLAQLKADAELDGSEPDEVDDDGRESASVSDDEDDNEDDGMFLEDEEDLVPFTNFEDEEEDAPAAGTKRSADEADDDATRSSRSKRRAMPAFASAEDYAHMLDSDDEGN
- a CDS encoding transcription elongation factor S-II, with the protein product MSSLLEKTRDLSKQLSKAAANSQPDDMIMLLKQLKEVVEPSEELIRTTKIGVTVGKLRTHSDNRVSELAKDLVKSWKTQIEKQRREATSMDKSKKEAQPADTKPSTTTPSTKSIDINFEVLNDKVRNACLKLLYSSLELQEDAEPKTVFASAMEIEQAVYAKIGGGSINNDYRSKVRSLSLNLKDKNNPELRQKVLKGEIPAETLVVMRSEELASKVLKEQHEALRQQNLHNAKGAEAQEAETDAFQCGKCKQKKTRYYQMQTRSADEPMTTFVTCVNCNHKWKFS
- a CDS encoding signal peptidase complex subunit 1 codes for the protein MNSLLDVFQGNIDFQGQALAEYLLHRVMIVSAVVAFITGYIRQDLSLCYQIVGAGLLVCVLLCIPPWPAYKRYHVKWLSPGSSSGSS
- a CDS encoding DnaJ domain protein, which encodes MSSDTAKLVLPSRKKEPYVTVSCPYVDCRVSIEYLAPTKESVSTLPAHVTTFSVTCAACHRNFDPPASSKTLREIRAQLQHRERGPQKIRRRIGTDENPLDMTYYDVLGVPATATDVDIKKAYRKMAIKLHPDKNPNDPEGEEKFKTLGAAYHVLSDRDLRHKYNEFGPSTPGLIDPDGVVDPEEVFGGLFGGERFYDIIGNISIGRDLKEALQKDSDELSAGAEGQEAPTKGDKHLTPEQAEAKKAEEEKQEKEKEAQREKRVSMLADKLAHKLSVYVESVKTADDPALVEEVREGFQRITLLEAEELKKENFGVELLHAVGFIYGAKSRHYAASNGMLGSLGGFFHAASSSFHTVRETVSTFRAALDLKSVFDELAKAEEEGITEERKKQLEDQAAEKGLHALFKSAKLEIESIIRDVCDRVLYDTRLSRQTQKLRADALGIVGHVYVHVQSDEDHP
- a CDS encoding amyloid beta precursor protein binding protein 1 yields the protein MTSRPDRHTQRYDRQLRLWNKSGQSSLEAAHVLVVGASSLSSHILKNLVLPGLGSFTVCDDARVSPDDVASNFFLETDSVGASYADELVRLVRELNPATSAHACTKAPAWLLEHEPAFFTQFSLIICVRQTRLLAETLADISWHHTPPIPVVCVRNSGFQGCVGVSVGELGIMETHPDSLVDLRLTRPFPELTAYARQFALDTSDSLALSHTPYVVLILRALDAWASRHQGALPTSAERREFIDTMASQRAKYGDAENLDEALAALAPHVWRPLQCPAVPAHVTALFDDAQCRHSTHGFWLLVAALHAFVQQCGTLPLTGAVPDMKAMSLEYAALQRIYVDQARRDLDMFQHILDDVVTKAGTSREAAGLEDDTVRTFVKHAAFLQLVRGRRLRLQRTEPNIGALATALADPVNPVTAQYHLAFVASDTFYEHTHRYPGQRHDWQADVDPLLSHAQTYCARIGLDLSDSDRVRLQHACYELTRGAHSDTPSTAAYLGGVAAQEVIKILTVQYIPLDNTCVYDGIVQAVSSFRL